From the genome of Pseudanabaena sp. BC1403, one region includes:
- a CDS encoding response regulator has product MIDAQGEILWHNKQLRKLRPEIGDPKDHRIVTDCHPDWVNKIISEQALPVAIQEGSWSGELALLDGKGGEIPVSQVIIAHKSADGIVENFSTIMRDISDRKQAEFQLQRAYEELIRATRLKDEFLANMSHELRTPLNAILGMSEALQELIFGSLNDKQIRLIKTIEDSGNHLLSLINDILDVAKIESGQIDLDLQPADISALCNYSMAFIKQQALKKRIQIRANIPPQLPKLLIDERRILQVLINLLNNAVKFTPDGGCITLEASHHQQNEELESLGLRDITNEHHNQIAHEQSSAILQTRSYIKIAITDTGIGIAPEDMARLFKPFIQIDSALNRQYTGTGLGLTLVKQITELHGGVVNLTSEVGVGSCFSIELPCEPVSSIPEITSTSEQSNQPYSSIPDKAEVSHLILLAEDHEANISTIVGYLEIYGYRFIIANNGLEAIALAQAEHPDIILMDIQMPIMDGIEAIQQIRQDSQFQNTPIIALTALAMNGDEERCLSAGATSYLSKPVKLRQLNELIRQLIGAS; this is encoded by the coding sequence ATGATCGATGCTCAAGGTGAGATTTTGTGGCACAACAAGCAACTCCGAAAACTACGTCCTGAAATCGGTGATCCCAAAGATCATCGCATTGTTACTGATTGTCATCCAGATTGGGTCAATAAAATTATATCTGAACAGGCTCTACCCGTAGCGATTCAGGAAGGTAGTTGGTCTGGAGAATTAGCACTGTTGGATGGAAAAGGCGGAGAAATTCCTGTTTCCCAAGTGATTATTGCTCACAAATCAGCCGATGGCATCGTCGAGAATTTTTCGACCATTATGAGAGATATTAGCGATCGTAAGCAAGCAGAATTCCAACTCCAGCGCGCCTATGAAGAACTCATCCGCGCAACTCGCCTGAAAGATGAGTTTCTCGCCAACATGAGTCATGAACTCCGCACACCTCTCAATGCCATTTTAGGAATGTCTGAGGCGTTGCAAGAATTGATATTTGGTTCATTAAATGATAAACAGATTAGACTTATAAAAACAATCGAAGATAGTGGTAATCATCTACTAAGCCTAATAAACGACATTCTAGATGTTGCCAAAATTGAATCGGGTCAAATAGACCTAGATTTACAGCCAGCAGATATAAGTGCTTTATGTAACTATAGTATGGCATTTATTAAGCAGCAGGCTCTGAAAAAAAGGATTCAGATAAGAGCGAACATACCGCCCCAACTTCCAAAACTATTAATTGATGAACGTCGTATCCTACAAGTTCTAATTAATTTACTCAACAATGCGGTTAAATTCACGCCAGACGGTGGATGTATTACCTTGGAAGCAAGCCATCACCAGCAAAATGAAGAGTTAGAGTCATTGGGTTTGCGAGATATAACTAATGAGCATCACAATCAGATTGCACATGAACAGAGTTCAGCAATATTACAAACTAGAAGCTATATCAAAATAGCCATTACAGACACAGGAATTGGTATTGCCCCAGAAGATATGGCTAGACTATTTAAACCCTTCATCCAAATTGATAGTGCCCTCAATCGGCAATATACAGGTACGGGACTAGGTTTAACTTTGGTGAAACAGATTACAGAACTTCATGGAGGTGTTGTTAACTTAACAAGTGAGGTCGGGGTTGGTAGCTGTTTTAGCATCGAACTTCCTTGCGAACCTGTTTCATCTATACCAGAGATAACCAGTACTTCTGAGCAATCCAACCAACCATACTCATCAATACCTGACAAAGCAGAAGTATCACATCTCATCTTGCTTGCGGAAGATCATGAAGCCAATATCAGCACAATTGTCGGCTACCTAGAAATCTATGGTTATCGATTCATTATTGCCAACAATGGACTGGAAGCGATCGCATTGGCGCAAGCCGAGCATCCCGACATAATTTTGATGGATATTCAAATGCCTATAATGGATGGAATTGAAGCTATTCAACAAATCCGTCAAGATTCACAGTTTCAAAATACTCCTATCATTGCGCTAACTGCTTTAGCGATGAATGGTGATGAAGAACGTTGTCTATCCGCTGGAGCTACTAGTTATCTCAGCAAACCCGTGAAACTCAGGCAATTAAATGAGTTAATTCGACAATTAATTGGGGCTAGTTAA
- a CDS encoding sll0787 family AIR synthase-like protein gives MLAELAAKLRQSMGILHKQDIQITARGLGEQWNESILLGDDCAAIPDRDSYLLLAAEGMLPQLIETDPWFAGWCSVMVNVSDIYSMGGEPIAVVDTLWSQSTDSISELLAGMKAAAIAYQVPIVGGHTNCRSPYNALSVAILGRAQKLLTSFNAQPNDVLLAAIDMRGQFHPDYPFWNAATKADPQQLRENLSILPCLAKSELCDTAKDISMGGIIGTLLMLTETSNCGAILDLDRIPCPENVLFERWLISFPSYGFLLSVRPKNVEAVQVLFHAQDLACAVVGEIQANAEVILRSQGESTLFWDFSQQSLTGFSDSFQDASRRKDK, from the coding sequence ATGCTAGCGGAACTCGCAGCTAAGCTCAGGCAGTCTATGGGTATCTTGCATAAGCAGGATATTCAAATTACGGCAAGAGGTTTAGGTGAGCAATGGAATGAGTCAATTCTGTTAGGCGATGACTGTGCAGCGATTCCAGATCGTGATAGCTATTTGTTACTGGCTGCCGAGGGCATGTTACCGCAATTAATCGAGACTGATCCTTGGTTTGCGGGTTGGTGTTCGGTGATGGTTAATGTCAGCGATATTTACTCGATGGGGGGTGAGCCGATCGCAGTTGTCGATACTCTGTGGAGTCAATCGACCGACTCTATTTCAGAATTATTAGCAGGAATGAAAGCGGCGGCTATTGCCTATCAAGTACCGATTGTCGGCGGTCATACTAATTGCCGCAGTCCCTACAATGCCTTGTCAGTGGCGATTCTGGGACGCGCTCAAAAGTTGCTCACCAGTTTTAACGCTCAGCCTAATGATGTATTGTTGGCTGCGATCGATATGCGCGGTCAATTTCATCCCGACTATCCCTTTTGGAATGCGGCAACTAAAGCCGATCCGCAGCAACTACGCGAGAATCTCTCAATTTTGCCTTGTTTAGCCAAATCAGAATTATGTGACACTGCTAAAGACATCAGTATGGGCGGCATTATCGGCACTTTACTAATGCTCACAGAAACTTCCAATTGTGGCGCAATTCTAGATCTAGATCGGATTCCTTGTCCTGAGAATGTACTCTTTGAGCGTTGGCTGATTTCGTTCCCTAGCTATGGATTTTTATTGAGCGTGCGCCCTAAAAATGTAGAAGCAGTTCAAGTTCTTTTTCATGCTCAAGATTTGGCTTGTGCAGTAGTCGGGGAGATTCAAGCTAATGCAGAAGTGATCTTGCGATCGCAAGGTGAGTCAACTCTATTCTGGGACTTCTCTCAGCAATCTTTAACGGGGTTTAGCGATTCCTTTCAGGATGCGTCCCGCCGCAAAGACAAATAA
- a CDS encoding MSMEG_0567/Sll0786 family nitrogen starvation N-acetyltransferase, with amino-acid sequence MTSDYIFKLASTPQEIDAYFELRKAIFVEEQYVFEENDVDDIDAIAYPIVAINPENNQVVGVVRIYETEKGIWYGGRLGTHKDYRRGWQIGKGLIYKAVTTANTWGCDRFFATVQIQNVRFFQRLHWESLKEMTICDRPHHFMEADLNFYPPSDEIRPAFPSQIREAS; translated from the coding sequence ATGACTTCCGATTACATTTTCAAACTCGCATCCACACCTCAAGAAATCGACGCATACTTTGAACTTCGCAAAGCAATCTTTGTCGAAGAACAATATGTATTTGAAGAGAATGATGTTGATGACATCGATGCGATCGCCTATCCGATTGTGGCAATTAACCCTGAGAATAATCAAGTTGTGGGCGTTGTCCGCATCTATGAAACCGAAAAAGGCATTTGGTATGGCGGCAGATTAGGCACTCATAAAGACTATCGACGGGGTTGGCAAATTGGCAAAGGCTTGATTTACAAAGCAGTGACTACCGCGAACACATGGGGCTGCGATCGCTTTTTCGCCACAGTCCAAATTCAGAATGTGCGATTCTTCCAACGTCTACATTGGGAATCTCTAAAGGAAATGACAATCTGCGATCGCCCCCATCACTTTATGGAAGCTGACCTTAATTTCTATCCACCAAGTGATGAAATCCGACCTGCATTTCCATCTCAAATCCGAGAGGCTTCATAG
- a CDS encoding MSMEG_0568 family radical SAM protein, which produces MNKQQLITELQTKGLQLVDRQNDRESDRQMGANGRKGGAGPSDHKAIAIDGTTVMVPVFNSSAASSPYTVEINAETNEMILESGKTAIAPISFPKSPSFYNLATSDGIPYWKIALLHSHDVLATTVLQTCMRYNNTDTSCQFCAIGQSLEAGRTISRKTPAQLAEVAEAAVRLDGVKNMVMTTGTPNTSDRGAAYLTECAKAIKAKVDIPIQVQCEPPDDFIWFERMKAAGVDTLGMHLEAADPKIRAKIMAGKASVPLEYYFEAFAAAVKVFGWGQVSTYLLAGLGDSLETLVETCDRLINIGVYPFVVPFVPISGTPLANHPAPTTEFMFAVYEQVGALLRRSHMSSADIKAGCAKCGACSALSLFE; this is translated from the coding sequence ATGAATAAGCAACAACTGATTACCGAATTACAAACTAAGGGTTTGCAACTAGTCGATCGCCAAAATGATCGCGAAAGCGATCGCCAAATGGGAGCGAATGGTCGAAAAGGTGGTGCTGGCCCGTCGGATCACAAGGCGATCGCTATTGATGGTACGACGGTAATGGTTCCAGTTTTCAACAGTTCGGCAGCAAGTTCTCCTTACACTGTGGAAATCAACGCCGAAACTAATGAGATGATCTTGGAATCGGGCAAAACTGCGATCGCGCCCATTTCTTTCCCGAAATCACCTAGTTTCTATAACCTCGCCACCAGCGATGGGATTCCCTATTGGAAAATCGCCCTCTTGCATAGCCATGATGTACTAGCTACAACGGTTTTGCAAACCTGTATGCGCTATAACAATACCGATACTTCCTGCCAATTCTGTGCGATCGGGCAATCTCTGGAAGCAGGGCGTACCATATCTCGGAAAACTCCTGCGCAACTCGCGGAAGTTGCGGAAGCTGCTGTGCGGCTGGATGGTGTCAAAAATATGGTGATGACCACAGGCACACCAAATACTAGCGATCGCGGTGCTGCTTATTTAACGGAATGTGCAAAAGCGATTAAGGCAAAAGTGGATATTCCGATTCAAGTCCAATGCGAACCTCCCGATGATTTTATCTGGTTTGAACGTATGAAAGCCGCTGGTGTTGACACGTTAGGAATGCATCTGGAAGCTGCTGACCCAAAAATTCGCGCCAAAATTATGGCGGGAAAAGCCAGCGTCCCCCTTGAATATTATTTTGAAGCTTTCGCTGCTGCCGTGAAAGTATTTGGTTGGGGACAGGTCAGCACCTATCTCTTGGCTGGGCTAGGCGATAGTTTAGAAACTCTGGTGGAAACCTGCGATCGCCTAATTAACATCGGCGTTTATCCCTTTGTGGTTCCCTTTGTCCCGATTAGCGGCACACCCTTAGCTAATCATCCTGCACCAACAACCGAATTTATGTTTGCGGTTTATGAGCAGGTGGGCGCATTACTAAGGCGATCGCATATGTCTTCAGCCGATATCAAAGCAGGATGCGCAAAATGTGGCGCTTGTTCAGCACTTTCTCTTTTTGAATAA
- a CDS encoding Nit6803 family nitrilase, with amino-acid sequence MDYSRKVRAAAVQISPVLFSRDGTTEKVLQAIANAAKEGAQIVVFPETFVPYYPYFSFVQPPVMMGKEHMRLYDEAVVVPSPVTDAVSQAARSHGIVVVLGVNERDGGSLYNAQLIFDADGSLLLKRRKITPTYHERMVWGQGDGAGLKVVDTAVGKVGALACWEHYNPLARFALMSQHEQIHCAQFPGSLVGQIFADQIEVTIRHHALESGCFVINATGWLSADQVAQITTDEKLQKALSGGCNTAIIGPEGNHLCPPITEGEGMAIADLDFSLITKRKRMMDSVGHYARPDLLQAHLNAEPYSGFQIANFDESVTLNE; translated from the coding sequence GTGGATTACTCACGCAAAGTTAGAGCTGCCGCTGTCCAAATCAGTCCTGTGCTGTTTAGTCGCGATGGCACGACTGAGAAGGTCTTGCAAGCGATCGCAAACGCCGCTAAAGAAGGTGCTCAGATCGTCGTCTTCCCTGAGACCTTCGTTCCCTACTATCCCTACTTTTCCTTCGTGCAGCCACCAGTAATGATGGGAAAAGAACATATGCGACTTTATGACGAAGCCGTGGTGGTTCCTAGTCCTGTGACGGATGCGGTTAGTCAAGCAGCGCGATCGCATGGCATCGTTGTTGTATTGGGTGTAAATGAGCGGGACGGAGGTTCTCTCTATAACGCACAATTAATTTTCGATGCTGATGGCTCACTATTATTGAAGCGCCGTAAAATCACGCCGACCTATCATGAGCGGATGGTATGGGGACAGGGAGATGGCGCAGGTTTGAAGGTAGTGGATACTGCGGTTGGGAAAGTGGGCGCTCTTGCTTGTTGGGAACATTACAATCCTTTGGCGAGATTTGCGTTGATGTCTCAGCATGAGCAGATCCACTGCGCTCAGTTCCCAGGATCATTGGTTGGTCAAATATTTGCTGACCAAATTGAAGTCACGATCCGCCATCACGCGCTGGAGTCTGGATGCTTTGTGATAAATGCTACTGGTTGGCTTTCGGCAGATCAAGTTGCGCAAATCACAACCGACGAGAAACTCCAAAAAGCTCTCAGTGGTGGTTGCAACACCGCTATCATTGGGCCAGAGGGAAATCATCTCTGTCCACCAATTACGGAAGGCGAAGGTATGGCGATCGCAGATCTAGATTTCTCGCTGATCACCAAGCGGAAACGCATGATGGACTCAGTTGGACATTATGCGCGTCCAGACCTGCTCCAAGCTCATTTAAATGCTGAACCATATTCAGGATTTCAGATCGCAAATTTCGATGAGAGCGTCACCCTTAATGAATAA
- a CDS encoding MSMEG_0572/Sll0783 family nitrogen starvation response protein, whose translation MPEVTTPAHQTGDFFVNYEEKVFEDVKAEPGEKALVTFHTVAFEGSIGFVNLLQATRLLRKGFETSILLYGPGVTLGVQRGFPKLGDAAFPGHQNFNDQITKFMSEGGKVYACRFALQALYGHGEPSLIPGIRPISPLDVLDIILLHRKDNAFILDTWTL comes from the coding sequence ATGCCTGAAGTAACTACTCCTGCCCATCAGACTGGCGATTTCTTTGTGAACTATGAAGAGAAAGTATTTGAAGATGTCAAAGCTGAACCAGGGGAGAAAGCCCTAGTCACATTCCATACAGTAGCTTTTGAAGGTTCAATCGGTTTTGTAAACCTCCTGCAAGCAACACGATTACTTCGTAAAGGTTTTGAAACTTCGATTTTGCTTTATGGCCCTGGGGTGACTCTCGGCGTACAGCGCGGCTTCCCCAAACTAGGCGACGCAGCTTTCCCAGGACATCAGAATTTCAATGATCAAATCACTAAGTTCATGTCTGAAGGTGGCAAAGTCTATGCTTGTCGCTTTGCATTGCAAGCTCTCTATGGACATGGCGAACCTTCGCTGATTCCTGGTATTCGTCCGATTAGTCCTCTGGATGTATTGGATATCATTCTTTTACATCGTAAAGATAACGCCTTCATTCTTGATACTTGGACTCTCTAG
- a CDS encoding MSMEG_0569 family flavin-dependent oxidoreductase, which yields MTNHYPVVIVGGGQAGLSMSYCLKERDLDHIVFEKNQIANAWRSQRWDSFCLVTPNWQCQLPGYPYKGKEPEGFIKKDEIVAYIENYARSFNPPIKEGVEVLNLRRGDRGIFEVATSIGDYTADQVVVAAGAYHQPKIPKISERLPDHILQVHSSKYKNPESLPDGAVLVIGTGQSGCQIAEDLHLAGRKVHLCVGSAPRSPRRYRGKDAVEWLDLMGYYDLSIDQHPQKEKVRSKANHYLTGRDGGREIDLRRFALEGMQLHGRLKNIASNKLEFFNDLKQNLDGADAVSESIKKTIDNFIAKNNLDAPLEPPYQPVWQPAMDIPDLDLAEANITTVIWCTGFQSDFSWIEIPVFDGKGYPCHDRGVTDIKGLYFLGLPWLYTWGSGRFSGVARDATYLADYIMARRKVSHVSDWTVVNEFLLGS from the coding sequence ATGACAAATCACTATCCCGTTGTAATTGTTGGCGGTGGTCAGGCGGGTCTATCCATGAGCTATTGCTTAAAGGAAAGAGACTTAGACCATATAGTTTTTGAGAAAAATCAAATTGCGAATGCATGGCGATCGCAGCGCTGGGATTCCTTTTGTTTGGTAACTCCAAATTGGCAATGTCAGCTTCCTGGATATCCCTATAAAGGTAAGGAGCCAGAAGGTTTTATCAAAAAAGATGAAATCGTTGCTTATATTGAAAATTATGCGCGATCCTTTAATCCACCGATTAAGGAAGGCGTGGAAGTGCTAAATTTGCGACGAGGCGATCGCGGTATCTTTGAAGTAGCTACGAGCATTGGTGATTACACTGCCGATCAGGTTGTCGTGGCCGCAGGTGCATACCATCAGCCCAAGATTCCTAAAATCTCGGAGCGCTTGCCAGACCATATTTTGCAGGTTCATTCTTCAAAGTACAAAAATCCTGAATCTCTTCCCGATGGCGCTGTTTTGGTAATAGGTACTGGTCAATCGGGATGCCAAATTGCCGAAGATTTACATCTGGCAGGGCGCAAAGTGCATCTATGTGTTGGTAGTGCGCCGCGATCGCCCCGTCGTTATCGCGGTAAGGATGCGGTGGAATGGCTGGATCTGATGGGATATTATGACCTATCGATTGATCAGCATCCCCAAAAAGAGAAGGTACGGAGCAAAGCTAACCACTATCTCACAGGTCGCGATGGTGGTCGCGAGATTGATTTACGGCGTTTTGCTTTAGAAGGAATGCAACTCCACGGCAGGTTGAAAAATATTGCTAGCAATAAATTGGAATTTTTCAATGACCTCAAGCAAAATCTTGATGGTGCAGATGCAGTTTCCGAGAGTATTAAGAAAACGATTGATAATTTTATTGCTAAAAATAATCTTGATGCACCCCTTGAGCCTCCCTATCAACCCGTCTGGCAACCAGCAATGGATATTCCCGATCTAGATTTGGCTGAGGCGAATATTACAACCGTGATCTGGTGTACAGGCTTTCAGTCTGACTTTAGTTGGATCGAGATTCCCGTATTTGATGGCAAGGGTTACCCCTGTCACGATCGCGGTGTGACGGATATCAAAGGGCTATACTTTTTGGGATTACCTTGGCTCTATACATGGGGTTCGGGTAGATTCTCTGGAGTTGCTAGAGATGCTACTTATCTCGCTGATTACATCATGGCGCGACGCAAGGTTTCCCATGTGAGCGATTGGACTGTAGTAAACGAGTTTTTGCTCGGTTCATGA
- a CDS encoding metal ABC transporter permease → MAIQIWQWITEPLALEFMRNALIAGGLAGIICPAIGCFLIVQRMALLGDVMTHTVMPGMAIAFFWRIDVTIGAFISGIGSAFLIAWLRSQTRVKVDAAMALTSSSFFAIGILLISLLKIKIDLHGFLFGDILSVSQTDTMRAGIITVIVLAAIAMFYKQLLFYTFDRIGAQALGLPVNLIYLGLMAGVTLTIIASMQTMGVVLVVSLLVGPAITAYLLVKELHQMIFVGSGLGVTASAIGLYASYYLNLPSGPAIVLAVLLLFLLTLVFSPSQGLLTGK, encoded by the coding sequence ATGGCTATTCAAATATGGCAATGGATCACTGAGCCGCTTGCGCTGGAATTCATGCGCAATGCCTTAATTGCAGGTGGCTTAGCAGGAATTATTTGTCCAGCGATCGGCTGTTTTTTGATCGTGCAGCGAATGGCATTACTAGGCGATGTGATGACGCATACGGTGATGCCAGGCATGGCGATCGCCTTTTTTTGGCGTATTGATGTCACGATCGGGGCATTTATATCGGGGATTGGGAGTGCATTTTTGATTGCATGGTTGCGATCGCAGACTCGCGTTAAGGTTGATGCGGCGATGGCGTTAACTTCTTCGAGCTTTTTTGCGATCGGGATTTTGTTGATTTCATTGCTCAAAATCAAGATTGATCTGCATGGCTTTTTGTTTGGCGATATTCTTAGCGTTTCCCAGACGGATACGATGCGGGCGGGAATTATTACTGTGATCGTGTTAGCAGCGATCGCGATGTTTTATAAGCAATTATTGTTTTATACCTTTGATCGGATTGGGGCACAGGCTTTGGGATTGCCCGTTAATCTCATTTATTTGGGATTAATGGCAGGGGTAACTTTGACGATTATAGCCAGTATGCAAACGATGGGTGTGGTGTTGGTGGTGTCACTATTAGTTGGCCCCGCGATTACCGCCTATTTATTAGTTAAGGAATTGCATCAGATGATTTTTGTGGGGTCTGGTTTAGGTGTTACGGCAAGTGCGATCGGTTTATATGCCAGTTACTATTTGAATTTGCCTTCGGGCCCTGCGATCGTCTTAGCAGTGCTGCTGTTATTTTTATTGACCTTAGTTTTTAGTCCCAGTCAAGGCTTACTCACAGGCAAATAA
- a CDS encoding tetratricopeptide repeat protein, with protein sequence MASRIYSLTFILVSGLLGLVLPPDLPLLTSQAQMTQDSRLSADLLIQVGDRQLSQRQYREAIQSYQAALTIYQTTNNRYGEGFSLVSLGYAYNSLREYQKAIDAYSQSLAIFKQIGNRKGEEYAILALGMSYNSFGVLSSSLGKYQQAIEASQQALAIFKQIGDRNREKASLLSLGFVYNSLGEHQKAIDYYQQALAIIKQTGDRVGEGDAFIGLGIANISIGQYQQSIAAFQQSLEFSKQIRDRNNESTSLNGLGNAHNRLGQYQKAIDYYQQALVIFKQTSNLNGEGSTLGNLGTTFSSLGEYQKAIDYHQQSLAIFRQISDRLSEGKSLSNLGLTSNNIGQYQKAIDYYQQALALAKQSGDRSGEGASLIGLGLTSNNIGQYQKAIDYYQQALTILKQIGDRNGEGKSLGGLGNGYYRIGKYQNAIDFYKQSLAISKQIGDRNGEGYSLIGLGLAYNNLGQYQNAIESYQQALVIAKQIGDRDGEGIILNNLGLSFYGLNFPDLAILSYKQSVNVRESIRKDIRGLSQEERKSYLGRVGFTYRILAGLLLNQGRVIEAIQVLDLLKVQELEDYLKNIKGNDRTSQGIRMLEPEKTISAQLSGISKEQIPELNRQLANQIQQPPKSELNKVPDYLKQIPQGTVLFYPLILSDRLELILFSANAIPISRTVKISKSKLENLIIDYRSGLLDSGSEDVKESAKELYNLLIKPIEIELAQAKTDTILYAPDGILRYIPLAALYDGNQWLIEKYRISNLIAYILSDFSPRSKSQPSILAGAFGGKAGERKFGQIALPATIKEVQSIADSFNNSVTLIEEDFSRQAIESKFKNHNILHLATHAEFNTGAPENSFIIFGNGDKIRLNEISDWQIPNIDLIILSACQTGTGKLGDGVEILGFGYQVQKAGAKNAIASLWSVNDQGTQTLMEAFYRELKKSDISSTEALHRAQVSLIKSPKYNHPNYWSAFFAIGNGL encoded by the coding sequence ATGGCTTCACGGATTTACTCACTTACGTTTATTTTGGTATCTGGACTCTTGGGCTTAGTTTTGCCGCCTGATTTGCCTTTGTTGACTTCCCAAGCACAGATGACGCAAGATTCCAGATTATCGGCAGATCTACTGATCCAAGTGGGAGATCGACAGCTTTCCCAAAGACAATACCGTGAAGCAATTCAGTCATATCAAGCAGCGTTAACAATCTATCAAACAACAAACAATCGCTACGGTGAAGGGTTTTCGCTGGTCAGTCTAGGCTATGCCTATAACAGTTTGAGAGAGTATCAAAAAGCGATCGATGCTTATTCGCAATCCTTAGCAATCTTTAAACAAATCGGCAATCGCAAAGGTGAAGAATATGCGATCCTTGCTCTCGGTATGTCCTACAATAGTTTTGGAGTTTTATCTAGCAGCCTAGGCAAGTATCAGCAGGCGATAGAAGCATCTCAGCAAGCCTTAGCGATCTTTAAACAAATTGGCGATCGCAACAGGGAAAAGGCTTCGTTGCTCAGTCTTGGTTTTGTATATAACAGTCTCGGCGAACATCAAAAAGCCATAGACTACTACCAACAAGCTTTAGCAATCATTAAACAAACAGGCGATCGCGTTGGAGAAGGAGATGCGTTTATTGGGTTAGGCATTGCAAACATCAGTATCGGACAGTACCAGCAATCTATCGCCGCTTTTCAGCAAAGTTTAGAATTTAGCAAGCAAATCCGCGATCGCAATAATGAAAGTACTTCTCTCAATGGACTAGGAAATGCGCACAACAGGCTAGGACAGTATCAAAAAGCCATAGATTACTACCAGCAAGCTTTAGTAATCTTTAAACAAACTAGCAATCTTAATGGCGAAGGATCTACCCTTGGCAATCTTGGCACTACATTCTCCAGTCTGGGCGAGTACCAAAAAGCCATAGATTACCATCAACAATCCTTGGCAATATTTAGACAAATCAGCGATCGCCTTAGCGAAGGAAAATCTCTCTCTAATCTGGGGCTTACCTCTAACAATATAGGACAGTATCAGAAAGCGATTGATTACTATCAGCAAGCCTTAGCACTTGCCAAACAAAGTGGCGATCGCAGTGGAGAAGGAGCTTCACTAATTGGTTTAGGGCTTACCTCTAACAATATAGGACAGTATCAGAAAGCAATTGATTACTATCAGCAAGCTTTAACAATCCTTAAACAAATTGGCGATCGCAATGGTGAAGGCAAATCACTTGGCGGTTTGGGAAATGGATACTACAGGATAGGAAAATATCAGAATGCAATCGATTTCTACAAGCAGTCTTTAGCCATCTCCAAGCAAATCGGCGATCGTAACGGAGAAGGATATTCATTGATCGGTTTGGGGCTTGCATATAACAATCTAGGACAGTATCAAAATGCAATTGAGTCTTACCAGCAAGCTTTAGTAATCGCCAAACAAATCGGTGATCGTGATGGTGAAGGAATTATCCTCAATAATTTGGGATTGTCATTTTATGGACTAAATTTTCCCGATCTCGCAATTTTATCTTATAAACAATCTGTCAATGTGCGTGAATCCATTCGTAAAGATATTCGTGGACTCAGCCAAGAAGAACGGAAATCTTATTTAGGTCGAGTTGGATTTACCTATCGGATACTTGCTGGGCTATTACTCAATCAAGGACGTGTGATCGAGGCGATCCAAGTCCTTGACTTGCTCAAAGTCCAAGAACTGGAAGACTATCTCAAAAATATCAAAGGGAATGATCGAACCTCGCAAGGGATTAGAATGCTAGAGCCAGAAAAAACGATTAGTGCTCAGCTCTCAGGCATTAGCAAAGAGCAAATCCCTGAACTCAATCGCCAACTTGCCAATCAGATTCAACAACCTCCCAAATCTGAGCTTAATAAAGTTCCCGATTATCTCAAACAAATTCCTCAAGGAACAGTCCTTTTCTATCCTCTAATTCTTAGCGATCGCTTAGAGTTAATTCTCTTCTCTGCAAATGCTATTCCCATCAGCCGCACTGTAAAAATCTCCAAATCCAAACTAGAGAACTTAATAATTGACTACAGAAGTGGACTTCTTGATTCTGGCTCCGAAGATGTCAAAGAATCTGCTAAAGAACTCTACAACTTGCTAATTAAGCCCATCGAAATAGAACTTGCACAAGCCAAGACTGACACAATTCTCTATGCTCCTGATGGAATCCTCCGCTATATTCCTCTTGCCGCACTATATGATGGCAACCAATGGCTAATTGAGAAATATCGCATCAGCAATCTAATAGCCTATATTTTGTCCGATTTTTCGCCACGCTCCAAATCTCAGCCTAGCATCCTTGCAGGAGCATTTGGGGGTAAAGCAGGTGAGCGAAAATTTGGACAAATTGCTCTACCCGCGACGATTAAAGAAGTGCAATCAATTGCCGATTCCTTTAACAATTCCGTTACTTTAATCGAAGAAGACTTTAGCCGCCAAGCCATCGAATCAAAATTCAAAAATCACAATATTCTCCACCTTGCGACCCATGCTGAGTTTAATACTGGTGCACCAGAAAATTCCTTCATCATTTTTGGTAATGGCGACAAAATCCGCCTCAATGAAATTAGCGATTGGCAAATCCCGAATATAGATCTGATCATATTGAGTGCTTGTCAGACAGGCACAGGTAAACTTGGTGATGGTGTGGAAATCTTGGGCTTTGGCTATCAAGTCCAAAAAGCAGGGGCAAAAAATGCGATCGCCTCGCTTTGGTCAGTAAATGATCAAGGTACTCAAACCCTAATGGAAGCATTTTATCGCGAACTCAAAAAAAGCGATATCTCATCGACTGAGGCTTTACATAGAGCGCAAGTTTCTCTGATCAAATCACCAAAATATAATCATCCTAATTATTGGTCAGCATTTTTCGCGATCGGTAATGGGCTTTAA